From the genome of Alosa alosa isolate M-15738 ecotype Scorff River chromosome 20, AALO_Geno_1.1, whole genome shotgun sequence, one region includes:
- the twist1a gene encoding twist-related protein 1a — protein sequence MFEEETMQEDSSSPESPVDSLGNSEEELDRQTKRCGRKRRPSRKSGEDSDSPTHGKRGKKCSSSPQSFEDLQTQRVMANVRERQRTQSLNEAFASLRKIIPTLPSDKLSKIQTLKLAARYIDFLCQVLQSDELDSKMASCSYVAHERLSYAFSVWRMEGAWSMSTSH from the coding sequence ATGTTTGAGGAAGAGACGATGCAGGAGGATTCGAGCTCCCCGGAGTCTCCAGTGGACAGCCTTGGTAACAGCGAAGAGGAGCTCGACAGGCAAACGAAAAGATGTGGGAGGAAAAGAAGACCGAGCAGGAAAAGTGGGGAGGATTCAGATAGCCCTACCCATgggaaaagggggaaaaagtgcagcagcAGCCCACAGTCTTTTGAGGACCTTCAGACGCAGCGGGTCATGGCTAACGTACGCGAAAGACAGAGGACGCAGTCACTCAACGAGGCTTTTGCCTCTTTGCGGAAAATCATCCCCACTTTGCCCTCTGACAAATTAAGCAAAATTCAGACGCTTAAGCTTGCGGCAAGGTACATTGACTTCCTCTGCCAGGTTCTGCAGAGCGACGAGCTGGACTCCAAAATGGCAAGCTGCAGCTACGTGGCTCACGAGAGACTGAGCTACGCGTTTTCCGTGTGGAGGATGGAGGGCGCGTGGTCCATGTCAACATCCCACTAA